Proteins from a single region of Streptomyces spectabilis:
- a CDS encoding AAA family ATPase, protein MTVRLPWHRLSTSAVLRPAAPRLGTRVNHQILGLTVRNFRTLTDVKLPLGPLTVMVGPNAAGKSNVLHALSFLGDVSREGIEPALSAQGGFDVLAFRGGPKPVSRISVGIEGIWSDFASEDEPDRYQLSISRPRLPEGSRQSHTMYRRERLTQHPEAGAPTSVEFAGDRLTLTGPADVEGVEVGRMASGLHQSWGAPGFPSSKAALGELTRHLRQIRVFDPDVRAARKPWGITESGRRLENDASNLADFLKTLRDDGEAWDMLLEDVRTVVPQISDIHLVDVPGEAGRLAVELEEVGLRGRTRLTEASWGTVRILCLLAIFHDPEPPLLTCVEEIDHGIHPHALSLLVGRLREASTRSQFLVTTHSLVVLNDLEPEELVICERRKNGASEIPARRPKDIQRIIEKSEYEPMGDLWYSGALGGGL, encoded by the coding sequence ATGACCGTGCGTCTGCCGTGGCACCGCTTGTCGACCTCGGCCGTGCTGCGCCCGGCTGCTCCACGATTGGGCACGCGTGTGAACCACCAGATTCTCGGACTGACGGTCCGGAACTTCCGCACCCTGACGGACGTGAAGCTGCCGCTGGGCCCGCTGACGGTCATGGTCGGCCCGAACGCTGCGGGCAAGTCGAACGTCCTGCACGCCCTGAGTTTCCTGGGCGACGTGTCCCGTGAAGGGATCGAACCGGCGCTGAGCGCCCAGGGCGGGTTCGACGTGCTGGCCTTCCGCGGCGGCCCGAAGCCGGTGTCACGGATATCGGTCGGCATCGAAGGCATCTGGTCGGACTTCGCCTCGGAGGACGAGCCCGACCGGTACCAGCTGAGCATCTCCCGCCCCCGGCTACCAGAAGGCTCCCGGCAGAGCCACACCATGTACCGGCGTGAGCGGTTGACCCAGCACCCGGAAGCCGGGGCACCCACATCGGTCGAGTTCGCGGGCGACCGCCTGACTCTCACAGGCCCTGCAGACGTCGAGGGCGTAGAGGTCGGACGCATGGCGTCCGGCCTGCATCAGTCGTGGGGGGCTCCCGGTTTCCCGTCCTCCAAGGCGGCCCTCGGCGAGCTGACGCGCCACCTCCGGCAGATCCGGGTCTTCGACCCCGACGTCCGGGCCGCCCGGAAGCCCTGGGGAATCACTGAATCCGGCCGCCGCCTGGAGAACGACGCCTCCAACCTCGCCGACTTCCTCAAGACGCTCAGGGATGACGGTGAAGCCTGGGACATGCTCCTGGAGGATGTCCGCACGGTGGTTCCACAGATCAGCGACATCCACCTCGTGGACGTGCCGGGCGAGGCGGGCCGTCTCGCGGTGGAGCTGGAAGAAGTCGGCCTTCGCGGGCGCACACGCTTGACCGAGGCGTCATGGGGAACCGTCCGTATCCTTTGCCTGCTGGCGATCTTCCACGATCCGGAGCCGCCACTGCTGACCTGTGTCGAGGAGATCGACCACGGCATCCACCCCCACGCTCTGAGCCTGCTCGTCGGCCGGCTCCGTGAGGCGAGTACTCGCAGCCAGTTCCTGGTGACCACGCATTCGCTCGTCGTCCTGAACGACCTGGAGCCGGAGGAACTCGTCATCTGCGAGCGCCGCAAGAACGGTGCCTCGGAAATCCCCGCACGCCGCCCCAAGGACATCCAGCGGATCATCGAGAAGTCCGAGTACGAGCCGATGGGCGACCTCTGGTACTCCGGAGCCCTGGGCGGTGGCCTGTGA
- a CDS encoding beta family protein — MAHVLSADVEVSPLRPVTGPERPEGHQAAVLEHARSTASGLAIRVMMPGEGDDAVAHGVRDLVARVDPAVEADLLLDLGAVRADRPDAAKESLRALDALMPLMPWRTAAVLGGGFPDVTARLLEHGTAVEPRWDWLAWRELTSSTREFVRRLEYGDYGIDSTRGIARGPSSGKGGPPWGVLRYTTDESFVLMNVLTRGDDRAAAIRAVAWEILALPDFRGATAGVGEAWLRDCARGEGPRGTGNAAIWLRAGNVQHMTYVARSLQP, encoded by the coding sequence CTGGCCCATGTGTTGTCTGCGGACGTCGAAGTGAGCCCGCTGCGCCCGGTGACGGGTCCCGAGCGTCCTGAGGGGCATCAAGCCGCGGTGTTGGAGCACGCCCGGTCCACGGCGAGCGGGCTCGCCATACGGGTCATGATGCCCGGTGAGGGGGACGATGCCGTCGCTCACGGGGTCCGTGATCTGGTCGCCCGAGTCGATCCCGCAGTCGAGGCGGACCTCCTGCTCGACCTGGGCGCCGTGCGCGCCGACCGGCCCGACGCGGCCAAGGAGTCGCTGCGCGCGCTCGACGCCCTGATGCCATTGATGCCATGGCGGACGGCCGCAGTCCTTGGCGGCGGCTTCCCCGACGTGACGGCCCGCCTCCTGGAACACGGCACGGCCGTGGAACCCCGCTGGGACTGGCTCGCCTGGCGCGAGTTGACCAGCAGCACCCGCGAGTTCGTTCGCCGACTCGAGTACGGTGACTACGGCATCGACTCCACCCGCGGCATCGCACGGGGACCCTCCTCCGGCAAGGGTGGTCCGCCTTGGGGCGTGCTGCGGTACACCACCGACGAGTCGTTCGTGCTCATGAATGTGCTGACGCGAGGCGATGACCGGGCTGCTGCCATCCGCGCCGTCGCCTGGGAGATCCTCGCGTTGCCGGACTTCCGTGGCGCGACGGCTGGCGTGGGCGAGGCTTGGCTACGCGACTGTGCGCGAGGCGAGGGTCCGCGAGGCACCGGAAACGCAGCGATCTGGCTGCGGGCGGGCAACGTCCAGCACATGACCTACGTGGCCCGGAGCCTGCAGCCTTGA